TGCGGATGCTCCTTGCCGAGATGCCTTGCAACATAGAGCGGATCGGAATCCTGCAGCCGGTCCCAGATATTGGCTTCATAGGCCTGGAAGGCAGTACGGCGGCCAAGCAGACCGTCGACTTCGTCAGGCGTGAGGCCTTCTTCGAGAATGGCTTCGATGGCCTTGGCGTTGTCCATGAGGCCGGCACCTTCGGTAAACAGGTCCTCGAATTCGTTGACGAGAAGTTCCAGCTCGTCCGGCGGGATGGAGCGCAGCGACTGGGCCGAGGCGATGATCGCCTGCAGCTCGCTCTGGGTGAAGAATTTCAGCAATTTTCCGGCGACCGGTTTGCCCATGGCAAGAAGAACTGCGGCAGCCTTGTCCATCTGGCTGAGAGGTCTGGTGGGAGCCTGAGCGGCGAAATCGTCGAAATCCATCATGGATCTTTCCTTGTAACCCTGAACCGGGTTTAACTTTTACTGGTACCCTTGATCTCGATGAGCTTGACGCCGAAGCGGGTGTCATCTTCTTCGAGAACCGTTATTTCTCCCCGACCGATCATCCGGCCGTTGACCACGATGTCGACCGGCTCGCCGATCCTGCGGTCCAGCGCGATGGTCGCGCCTTCGCTGAGGCCCATCAGGCTCGAAACCTGCATGCGGCTCGAGCCCAGGACGATCTGGACATCGATCGGGATATCCATAATGAGGTCGAGATTGGAGGCCATGCCGCTGCCGGGCTCGCTGCTCGACGGGCTGTCGAAGCTGGAAGCGCCGAAATCGTTGCCAAATCCGCCGGAGGAGGGCGTGTCGTCGAGACCGCCGAAGGACGTGCTGCCGAAATCCCCACCGAAGCTGCCGAGATCGCTCGTCGATGCATCGAAGGTGCTGGCAAAGTCCGTCGTACCCGCACTTGTATCGGCAAAGTCCATGCCGAAATCGCCTGCAGGGGCGCCACCATCGGTATCGCTCTTCAGAACGCCGCGCAGATCGTCGATTGCGCGATCGAGCTCGGCATCGCCGCCGGCGACGTTTGTCAGGTCTTCAATCGGTGCTTTCTTCGTAGCCATGTGCAAATTATTCCATTTGAAGCTTGCCCCAACCATGTTGCGGGCGCGAGGTCGGGCAAGGCGCTGTCTTTTTAGCTCATGAGATGGTTCAGAATGTCATTGTCTGAACCGAGATTGTCCTTGATCCGCACCGTGTAACGGGCGCCGGACCGTCCAAATTCGCAAAGATAGAGATCCCGGCCATTGGCATCGACCTCGACGCGCACGTCCTTGGCGTCGTGGAAGGGGATGACATCGCCGGGCTGCAGACGGCTGATCGTATTCAGCGTCAGGCTCTGAAGCTTGATTCTGGCCTCGAGTTTGACGGTCGAGCGACGAACCTGCTGTTCAAGCTGTTCGCCCCATTCGCCCTTTGCCTTGCGGTTCTGGCCGACACCTTTCGGAAAGACGACTGTCGTCTTCAGGAGTGGCTGTTGCGGAACGATGATCGAGACGGTCGAAAGCACTGGCCCGAGCCCGATCGAGATGTTGATGCAGGCCGCAAACACATCCTCTTCTTCCGGGACTGCCGGGGGCTTGCCGCTGGCGTTGTAGGGCCGGTTCAGGAGCGGCTCGAAACCGCCGGCTGCATTGACGGCGGATTTCAGCACGTCCGCGACCTTTTCGAAGATCATGGTCGCGACATCGAGTTCGATATCGGAAAGCCGGCGCGGCTTGGGCTCCTCGACATCCGATGCCGGTGCTCCAAGCAACATTTCCATCAGCGTGATGATCACGGGGCTGTCACAGCTCAGCACGAAATCCTGGCACCAGTTACGAAGGCCGACGTCGCAGAGCGCTACGCCGTCGCCAAGTCCGGTAATCAGCTTGCTCTTCAGCCCGGTCTCGAAGCCCGCATAGGCGATCGTGATGTCCTGCTGGGTTTCGCTGTTGAGGATATCCGGCAGAAATTCGGAAAAGACCTGCCCCAACTCCTCGGCAAGCTTGCCGACGGTCACTTCGTCGCCAAGCGCGCCGGTCATGCGTGCCAGAAGCCGGCGGTCGAAGGAGTGGACGTTGCTTTTGACGCTTGTTGTCATCGGTTAGGCCGCCTTGCTTTCGCTGCCGCCACCGGGATTCATCATTTCCTGCTCGACGGCGTCGATCGAAGGACGCTCGTAAGCCGAGATGGTCTTGCGGCCATATTCAAGAGCAACCTGCGGAACCGAACCGTTCATGTAGGCAAGAAGCGTCTGCTTGACGATGATGTAGAGACGGTTCTGCTTTTCGCGCACCGATTTGACGTTGGAGATGACTGGAGCTACCACGCAGTAAGACAGAAAGATGCCGAGCATGGTGCCGACGAGCGCGGCTGCGATCTTGCCGCCGAGAACTTCCGGCGATTCGGAGATGGCGCCCATGGCCTTGATAACGCCGAGAACGGCCGCGACGATGCCGATGGCCGGGAAGGCGTCGCTCATGGTGGTGAGCGCGTTATAAACTTTCATCTTGTCATGGGTGATCGTGTTGATTTCCTCATCCATCAGCGCCTCGATTTCGTGGCTGCGGGCGTTGCCGATGATGATCAGGCGAACGTAGTCGCAGATGAACGAGGTCAGTTCCTTGTTCTTCAGAACTGTCGGGGCCGATTGGAAGATCGAAGACTCTTCCGGATTGTCGATATGGGCTTCGATCTCGTTGCGCGACTTGGTGCGCAGGTCGCGCATCAGGCTGTAGAGCACGCCCAGCGTATCGAGATAGTTGCGTTCCTTTGGAACCTTGTGCGCGAAGGCCTCACCCAGCGCCTTGCCGGTGTCCTTCAGCACTTTCATCGAGTTCGCCATGACGTAGCCGCCGAGGCCGGCGCCGCCGATGATGACGAGCTCGAACGGCTGGTTCAGAACCTCCATATGGCCGCCCATGGCGATGAAGCCGCCAAGAATACAGCCGATGGTCAAGACGAGACCGATGATGATGTTCATTTCGATACCTGCCGGAATGATGGATTTTCGAGGTTATCGATAGGTCTTCAGCCTTGCGTGAGGCTGGCCCGGGAGGGCGAAAACGCCCGCTTCACCCGAACAGGTTCGCGCAAGCAAGTTCCTTCAGTTTCCGCCACAAGCGCCAAACCATGCGCGGCCTTGTGTGCCAACTGACTTGTGTGCCAACCGAAGAGCGGGATAACTGTCGTGACGACCACCTACACCAGTTACAAGCTGATAACGACCAACATGTCCACGTCGCTGGACAGGGTGTCCAAGCAGCCGGACGTTGCCCGCGAGACCGAATATTACCTCGCCCATATCGGCAACATCAAATCCATCGACGAGTTCTTTGCCGACACGCGTCTTTATGATTATGCGATCAAGGCGCACGGTCTTGAAGACATGGGTTACGCCAAGGCGTTTATGCGCAAGGTGTTGACCGAAGGCGTCGATAGCGACGATGCCTTTGCCAAGCAGTTGACCGACAGTCGTTATACAGATCTCGTCGGATCCCTGAACTTTGCCCGCAACGGCGCTTCTGCGACATCCTTCGACAATGCCCAGAAGGGCGTTGCCGACAAGTATATGCGCCAGACGCTGGAGAAGGATGCCGGCGAGGAAAATGCCGGCGTCCGGCTTGCGCTTTATTTCGAGCGCATGGCGCCGACGATTACCAGCGGCTACAGCATCCTGGCCGATGACGCGCTGGCCCAGGTTGCGCGCACGCTGATGCAGGTGCCGGTCGAATTTGCCGCCTCCGATATCGATAAACAGGCCACCGCGGTCGAGAAAGCGATTGATCTTGAAGACC
This genomic stretch from Pararhizobium capsulatum DSM 1112 harbors:
- a CDS encoding DUF1217 domain-containing protein, producing MTTTYTSYKLITTNMSTSLDRVSKQPDVARETEYYLAHIGNIKSIDEFFADTRLYDYAIKAHGLEDMGYAKAFMRKVLTEGVDSDDAFAKQLTDSRYTDLVGSLNFARNGASATSFDNAQKGVADKYMRQTLEKDAGEENAGVRLALYFERMAPTITSGYSILADDALAQVARTLMQVPVEFAASDIDKQATAVEKAIDLEDLKDPTKLTKLMERFTALWELDNSTDNYDPLAVFGSSSGYGVSADLLLSINTLKLGGR
- the motA gene encoding flagellar motor stator protein MotA; amino-acid sequence: MNIIIGLVLTIGCILGGFIAMGGHMEVLNQPFELVIIGGAGLGGYVMANSMKVLKDTGKALGEAFAHKVPKERNYLDTLGVLYSLMRDLRTKSRNEIEAHIDNPEESSIFQSAPTVLKNKELTSFICDYVRLIIIGNARSHEIEALMDEEINTITHDKMKVYNALTTMSDAFPAIGIVAAVLGVIKAMGAISESPEVLGGKIAAALVGTMLGIFLSYCVVAPVISNVKSVREKQNRLYIIVKQTLLAYMNGSVPQVALEYGRKTISAYERPSIDAVEQEMMNPGGGSESKAA
- a CDS encoding FliM/FliN family flagellar motor switch protein produces the protein MTTSVKSNVHSFDRRLLARMTGALGDEVTVGKLAEELGQVFSEFLPDILNSETQQDITIAYAGFETGLKSKLITGLGDGVALCDVGLRNWCQDFVLSCDSPVIITLMEMLLGAPASDVEEPKPRRLSDIELDVATMIFEKVADVLKSAVNAAGGFEPLLNRPYNASGKPPAVPEEEDVFAACINISIGLGPVLSTVSIIVPQQPLLKTTVVFPKGVGQNRKAKGEWGEQLEQQVRRSTVKLEARIKLQSLTLNTISRLQPGDVIPFHDAKDVRVEVDANGRDLYLCEFGRSGARYTVRIKDNLGSDNDILNHLMS
- the fliN gene encoding flagellar motor switch protein FliN, producing the protein MVGASFKWNNLHMATKKAPIEDLTNVAGGDAELDRAIDDLRGVLKSDTDGGAPAGDFGMDFADTSAGTTDFASTFDASTSDLGSFGGDFGSTSFGGLDDTPSSGGFGNDFGASSFDSPSSSEPGSGMASNLDLIMDIPIDVQIVLGSSRMQVSSLMGLSEGATIALDRRIGEPVDIVVNGRMIGRGEITVLEEDDTRFGVKLIEIKGTSKS